One genomic window of Monodelphis domestica isolate mMonDom1 chromosome 1, mMonDom1.pri, whole genome shotgun sequence includes the following:
- the LOC100010487 gene encoding ADP/ATP translocase 3, producing MTEQAISFAKDFLAGGIAAAISKTAVAPIERVKLLLQVQHASKQIAADKQYKGIMDCIVRIPKEQGMLSFWRGNLANVIRYFPTQALNFAFKDKYKQVFLGGVDKHTQFWRYFAGNLASGGAAGATSLCFVYPLDFARTRLAADVGKSGTEREFKGLGDCLVKITKSDGIRGLYQGFNVSVQGIIIYRAAYFGIYDTAKGMLPDPKNTHIVISWMIAQTVTAVAGVVSYPFDTVRRRMMMQSGRKGADIMYTGTIDCWRKIAKDEGGKAFFKGAWSNVLRGMGGAFVLVLYDELKKVI from the coding sequence ATGACGGAACAGGCCATCTCCTTTGCCAAGGACTTTTTGGCCGGTGGCATCGCCGCTGCTATTTCCAAGACCGCGGTGGCCCCTATCGAGAGAGTCAAGCTACTATTGCAGGTGCAGCATGCAAGTAAACAAATTGCTGCAGATAAGCAGTACAAAGGCATTATGGACTGTATAGTCCGAATTCCAAAGGAACAAGGGATGCTTTCCTTCTGGCGGGGTAACTTAGCAAATGTCATCAGATATTTCCCCACCCAGGCCCTCAACTTCGCCTTTAAGGATAAGTATAAGCAGGTGTTCTTGGGAGGAGTGGACAAGCACACACAATTTTGGAGGTATTTTGCTGGCAATCTTGCCTCTGGTGGTGCAGCTGGAGCCACTTCTCTCTGCTTTGTCTACCCATTGGATTTTGCGAGAACCCGCTTGGCAGCTGATGTTGGGAAATCTGGCACTGAGAGAGAATTCAAAGGCCTGGGAGACTGCCTTGTGAAAATCACCAAGTCTGATGGAATTCGGGGCTTATATCAAGGTTTCAATGTCTCAGTGCAGGGTATTATTATCTATAGAGCAGCCTACTTTGGGATCTATGATACAGCAAAAGGTATGCTTCCAGATCCTAAGAACACCCATATTGTGATAAGTTGGATGATTGCACAAACAGTGACAGCTGTAGCAGGTGTGGTTTCCTATCCCTTTGATACAGTAAGGCGGCGAATGATGATGCAGTCTGGGCGCAAAGGAGCTGATATCATGTACACTGGGACAATTGACTGCTGGAGGAAGATTGCTAAAGATGAGGGTGGCAAAGCTTTCTTCAAGGGTGCCTGGTCCAACGTTCTTAGAGGCATGGGTGGAGCTTTTGTACTTGTCCTGTATGATGAATTGAAGAAAGTAATCTAA